A stretch of Myroides oncorhynchi DNA encodes these proteins:
- a CDS encoding acetyl-CoA C-acyltransferase, translating to MKTAYIVQGYRTAVGKAPKGVFRFKRPDELAAETIEYLMSKLPEFDKTRIDDVMVGNAMPEAEQGLNMGRLISLMGLKIDDVPGVTVNRYCASGIETIGMAVAKIQAGMADCIIAGGAESMSYIPMGGYKPTPDYGVAKEGHEDYYWGMGLTAEAVANQFGVSREDQDVFAYNSHMKALKAQADGKFDNQIVPITINEVFINEKGKKDSRSYTVTKDEGPRAGTSIEALNKLRPVFAADGSVTAGNSSQMSDGAAFVMVMSEEMVKELNIEPIARMVNYAAAGVEPRIMGIGPVKAIPKALKQAGLQLKDIDLFELNEAFASQSLAVMRELDINPDIVNVNGGAIALGHPLGCTGAKLSVQLFDEMKRRGSKYGMVTMCIGTGQGAAGIYELL from the coding sequence ATGAAAACTGCATATATAGTACAAGGATATAGAACAGCTGTGGGTAAAGCGCCTAAAGGTGTATTCAGATTTAAAAGACCTGATGAACTGGCTGCTGAAACTATCGAATACCTAATGAGTAAACTACCAGAATTTGACAAGACTCGTATAGACGATGTTATGGTAGGTAATGCAATGCCTGAGGCAGAGCAAGGATTAAATATGGGACGTCTAATCTCTCTAATGGGATTAAAAATAGATGATGTACCTGGTGTAACTGTTAACAGATACTGTGCCTCAGGAATAGAAACTATCGGGATGGCTGTAGCTAAGATACAAGCCGGAATGGCTGACTGTATCATCGCTGGTGGTGCGGAGAGTATGAGTTATATCCCTATGGGTGGATATAAACCAACTCCTGATTATGGCGTAGCTAAAGAAGGACACGAAGACTACTACTGGGGAATGGGACTTACTGCTGAAGCTGTAGCTAATCAATTTGGTGTTTCACGTGAAGACCAAGATGTATTTGCTTACAACTCACATATGAAAGCACTTAAAGCACAGGCAGATGGTAAATTTGACAATCAAATCGTACCAATTACTATTAATGAGGTATTCATTAATGAGAAAGGTAAAAAAGATAGCAGATCTTATACGGTAACTAAAGATGAAGGGCCAAGAGCTGGTACATCTATAGAAGCGTTAAACAAACTTAGACCAGTGTTCGCAGCTGATGGATCAGTAACGGCGGGTAACTCATCACAAATGAGTGATGGTGCAGCCTTTGTGATGGTGATGTCAGAAGAAATGGTAAAAGAGTTAAACATCGAGCCTATCGCTCGTATGGTGAACTATGCCGCAGCAGGTGTTGAACCTCGTATCATGGGAATCGGACCTGTAAAAGCAATTCCAAAAGCGCTAAAACAAGCAGGGTTACAACTAAAAGACATCGACTTGTTCGAATTAAACGAAGCGTTTGCTTCTCAGTCTTTAGCTGTAATGAGAGAATTAGATATCAATCCAGATATCGTGAACGTAAACGGAGGTGCTATCGCACTAGGACACCCTCTAGGATGTACAGGTGCTAAACTATCTGTGCAATTATTCGATGAGATGAAACGCCGCGGTTCTAAATACGGAATGGTTACAATGTGTATCGGTACAGGACAAGGTGCTGCTGGAATCTACGAATTATTATAG
- a CDS encoding OmpA family protein yields MKKLTLPLLASVLAFGAVHAQSPYNKWSIDLNGGFAKPARVLSSGYTAETFKNLHLDGGVRYSLNNKFGIKASFGYDKLDNWTNDADLNTNHYRTSLEGVVNVGRLLNFESWTKVLNVQAHAGGGYSWMNGDKLEGTDNMGHLMAGLTGQIKVHPRVALNADFTVIQSLQQNNTWDGLNATNRSIAQGTMFNASVGVSIYLGKNGQHADWYVAEEEDNKLLGEIEGRVSKIEGMLVDSDGDGVADYLDLEPNTPAGALVDSRGRNIDKNNNGIADNIEAYIAEKYGNQPEKAVANTGDANMIKELINKGYVAAYFDFDKSQPSNVDGINFIVNYLKANPNASVEVLGYADAVGNKSYNNKLSERRANAVKDILVKSGVSASKVSAKGNGIDDAVSKDSAAARRIARKVVFKIN; encoded by the coding sequence ATGAAAAAATTAACATTACCGTTATTGGCTTCTGTATTAGCTTTTGGTGCTGTTCATGCTCAAAGTCCTTACAACAAATGGTCTATTGACTTAAATGGAGGATTTGCTAAACCTGCAAGAGTTTTATCTTCAGGATACACAGCTGAGACTTTCAAAAACTTACACTTAGATGGAGGTGTACGTTACAGTTTAAACAATAAGTTTGGTATTAAAGCTTCTTTTGGCTATGATAAATTAGACAACTGGACTAATGATGCTGACTTAAACACAAACCACTACAGAACAAGCTTAGAAGGGGTTGTTAACGTTGGAAGACTTTTAAACTTCGAATCTTGGACTAAAGTATTAAACGTACAAGCTCACGCAGGGGGAGGTTACTCTTGGATGAATGGAGATAAGTTAGAAGGAACTGACAACATGGGACACTTAATGGCTGGTTTAACTGGACAAATTAAAGTTCACCCACGTGTTGCTTTAAACGCTGACTTCACAGTTATTCAAAGTTTACAACAAAACAATACTTGGGACGGATTAAACGCTACAAATCGTTCAATCGCTCAAGGTACTATGTTTAATGCTTCTGTTGGAGTTTCTATCTATTTAGGTAAAAACGGACAACATGCTGACTGGTATGTTGCTGAAGAAGAAGACAACAAATTGTTAGGTGAAATCGAAGGAAGAGTTTCTAAAATCGAAGGTATGCTTGTTGACTCTGATGGAGACGGTGTAGCTGATTACCTAGACTTAGAGCCTAATACTCCAGCTGGTGCTTTAGTTGATTCTAGAGGTAGAAATATCGATAAAAACAACAATGGTATCGCTGATAACATCGAAGCATACATTGCTGAGAAATATGGTAATCAACCAGAGAAAGCTGTAGCTAACACTGGAGATGCTAACATGATTAAAGAATTAATCAACAAAGGATATGTAGCTGCTTACTTTGACTTTGATAAATCTCAACCATCAAACGTTGACGGAATCAACTTCATCGTTAACTACTTAAAAGCTAATCCTAATGCTTCTGTAGAAGTTCTTGGATATGCTGATGCAGTAGGAAACAAATCTTACAACAACAAGTTATCTGAAAGACGTGCAAATGCTGTTAAAGATATCTTAGTTAAATCTGGAGTTTCTGCTTCTAAAGTTTCTGCTAAAGGAAACGGAATTGATGATGCAGTATCTAAAGATTCAGCTGCAGCTCGTAGAATTGCAAGAAAAGTTGTTTTCAAAATTAACTAA
- a CDS encoding DUF3817 domain-containing protein, which translates to MLKLFKIVALLEGLSLLALLFIAMPLKYIWEQPEMVRIVGMGHGVLFILYIVMATVLKGDEKWSLKKYGLICIASIIPFGTFVMEKRLLESKA; encoded by the coding sequence ATGCTTAAATTATTTAAAATCGTAGCCCTACTAGAGGGACTATCATTACTAGCGCTACTTTTTATCGCTATGCCATTAAAGTATATCTGGGAACAACCAGAGATGGTAAGAATAGTAGGAATGGGACACGGAGTGTTATTCATACTATATATAGTAATGGCAACTGTACTTAAAGGAGATGAAAAATGGAGTTTGAAGAAATATGGATTAATTTGTATTGCATCAATCATTCCTTTTGGGACTTTTGTAATGGAAAAGAGATTACTAGAAAGTAAAGCATAA
- a CDS encoding 3-hydroxyacyl-CoA dehydrogenase/enoyl-CoA hydratase family protein — MKRIIKKVAVVGSGVMGSAIACHFANIGLEVLLLDIVPRELTPEEEKKGLTLESKAVRNKIASTHLANALKSKPAPIYSQAFASRIAVGNIEDDLVKIKDYDWVIEVVIERLDIKKSVFEQIEKYRKPGSLITSNTSGIPMKLMVEGRSEDFQKHFCGTHFFNPPRYLQLFEIIPGPQTAPEVLEFFQKYSSLYLGKTPVLCKDTPGFIGNRVGVYSMAMVMQLAQEIGLTIEEADTLTGSILGRPKTGTFKLGDLVGLDTAINVTNGLKQNCPADAMIQQVKDSKPLNFLLENKFLGDKSRKGFYYKEIDKEGKTNRYALDLEKLEYRPLERAKIAVLETAKQAGGTKAKLALLLADQTKAGELIRKHFASLFAYVSQRVPEITDTLFPIDDAMRTGYAWKYGPFQTWDLVGIDKGIALIEKEGYTVADWVKELAASGAKSFYKVENGKKLYYNQNTKAFEPIPGQDAFIILDNIRATNKVWGNSEASLIDLGDGIVNLEFHSKMNTIGGGVLAGLNKAVEIAEKDFQGLVVGNQGSNFSVGANLMMIFMMAAEQDWDELNIAIKTFQDTMMKMRYSGIPVVAAPHGMTFGGGCELSLHADKVVAAAETYIGLVEFGVGLIPGGGGSKEMTVRAADLYRKNDVELNTLQEHFLTIGMAKVATSAQEAFDLNILQKGKDIVVVNKDLQIAQAKREALVMAQAGYTQPALRKDIKVLGRQALGMFLVGTDSMLAGKYISEHDRKIANKLAYVMAGGDLSEPTFVTEQYLLDLEREAFLSLCGERKTLERVQYMLKNGKPLRN, encoded by the coding sequence ATGAAAAGAATAATTAAAAAGGTAGCAGTAGTAGGATCTGGTGTAATGGGATCAGCTATTGCTTGTCATTTTGCTAATATTGGACTAGAAGTATTGCTTCTTGACATTGTACCTAGAGAATTAACTCCTGAAGAGGAAAAAAAAGGACTTACATTAGAAAGTAAAGCCGTTAGAAATAAAATAGCAAGTACTCACTTAGCTAATGCACTTAAATCTAAACCTGCTCCTATCTATTCACAAGCTTTTGCTTCACGCATCGCAGTTGGAAATATCGAAGATGATTTAGTAAAAATAAAAGATTACGACTGGGTAATCGAAGTTGTAATCGAAAGATTAGATATTAAAAAATCTGTCTTTGAACAGATAGAAAAATATAGAAAACCAGGTTCATTGATTACTTCGAACACATCAGGTATTCCAATGAAACTAATGGTGGAAGGTCGCTCAGAAGATTTCCAAAAACACTTCTGTGGAACGCACTTCTTCAACCCTCCGAGATACTTACAATTATTTGAGATTATTCCTGGACCACAAACTGCTCCAGAGGTACTTGAATTCTTCCAAAAATACAGCAGTCTATACTTAGGTAAAACACCTGTATTATGTAAAGATACACCAGGATTTATCGGTAACCGTGTAGGGGTATACTCTATGGCTATGGTAATGCAATTAGCTCAAGAGATAGGATTAACTATCGAAGAGGCTGATACATTAACCGGATCTATCTTAGGTCGTCCTAAAACAGGTACATTTAAGTTAGGAGATTTAGTAGGTCTTGACACAGCAATCAATGTAACTAATGGACTAAAACAAAACTGTCCTGCTGATGCAATGATCCAACAAGTAAAAGACAGCAAACCATTAAACTTCTTATTAGAAAACAAATTCTTAGGTGATAAATCAAGAAAAGGATTCTACTATAAAGAGATTGACAAAGAAGGAAAGACTAATCGCTATGCATTAGACTTAGAAAAATTAGAATATCGCCCACTAGAACGCGCTAAAATAGCAGTTCTAGAAACAGCTAAACAAGCTGGTGGAACGAAAGCTAAATTGGCTTTATTATTAGCAGATCAAACAAAAGCTGGTGAATTAATCAGAAAACACTTTGCTTCATTATTTGCTTATGTTTCTCAACGTGTTCCAGAAATTACAGATACCCTATTCCCTATCGATGATGCTATGCGTACAGGATATGCATGGAAATACGGACCATTCCAAACGTGGGATTTGGTAGGTATCGACAAAGGTATTGCTTTAATAGAGAAAGAAGGATATACAGTAGCTGATTGGGTTAAAGAACTTGCTGCTTCTGGAGCGAAGAGTTTCTATAAAGTAGAAAACGGTAAAAAACTATACTACAACCAAAACACAAAAGCTTTTGAACCAATTCCTGGACAGGATGCTTTCATTATCCTTGACAATATTAGAGCAACTAATAAAGTATGGGGAAATAGCGAGGCTTCTTTAATTGACTTAGGAGATGGTATTGTGAACTTAGAGTTTCACTCTAAAATGAATACAATCGGTGGTGGAGTATTAGCAGGATTAAATAAAGCTGTTGAAATCGCTGAGAAAGACTTCCAAGGATTAGTAGTAGGTAACCAAGGTAGCAACTTCTCTGTAGGGGCTAACTTAATGATGATCTTCATGATGGCTGCAGAGCAAGATTGGGATGAATTAAATATTGCGATTAAAACGTTCCAAGATACAATGATGAAAATGCGTTACTCTGGTATCCCAGTAGTAGCTGCTCCTCATGGAATGACTTTCGGTGGTGGATGTGAATTAAGCTTACACGCTGATAAAGTAGTAGCTGCAGCTGAGACTTATATCGGATTAGTAGAATTCGGTGTTGGACTTATCCCTGGTGGTGGTGGTTCTAAAGAGATGACTGTGAGAGCTGCTGACCTATACCGCAAAAATGATGTGGAATTAAATACATTACAAGAGCATTTCTTAACAATCGGTATGGCTAAAGTAGCTACATCTGCACAAGAAGCTTTTGATTTAAATATATTACAAAAAGGAAAAGATATAGTTGTCGTAAATAAAGACTTACAAATTGCACAAGCAAAAAGAGAGGCTTTAGTAATGGCACAAGCTGGATATACACAACCTGCTCTTAGAAAAGACATCAAAGTACTTGGTCGTCAAGCATTAGGAATGTTCTTAGTAGGAACAGACAGTATGTTAGCTGGTAAATACATCTCTGAACACGACCGTAAGATCGCTAATAAATTAGCGTATGTAATGGCTGGTGGAGATTTATCAGAACCTACTTTCGTTACAGAACAGTACTTATTAGACTTAGAGAGAGAAGCATTCTTATCACTATGTGGAGAACGCAAAACGCTAGAGAGAGTTCAGTATATGTTGAAAAATGGTAAACCATTAAGAAACTAA
- a CDS encoding NUDIX domain-containing protein, with protein MGYVSKIFVTVDVVLFKKSSSNSHVLLIKRKNEPFRDYWALPGGFVDENEDLVVAAKRELVEETSIAVNELVQIKAYGKPFRDPRSHMVTVAFYGEVAGDIVGKAADDAKELAWFNIDELPDLAFDHLDIVTDAISLHKKR; from the coding sequence ATGGGATATGTTTCAAAGATATTCGTTACAGTAGATGTTGTTTTGTTTAAAAAATCTTCAAGTAATTCACATGTTTTATTAATAAAGCGCAAAAATGAACCATTTCGCGATTATTGGGCTCTACCTGGGGGCTTTGTAGACGAAAATGAGGATTTAGTTGTCGCTGCTAAGCGTGAATTAGTTGAGGAAACATCAATAGCGGTTAACGAGTTAGTACAAATTAAAGCTTATGGCAAGCCTTTTAGAGATCCGAGATCACATATGGTTACTGTTGCTTTCTATGGTGAGGTAGCAGGGGATATTGTTGGTAAAGCTGCTGATGATGCTAAAGAGTTAGCTTGGTTTAATATAGATGAATTGCCTGATTTGGCATTTGATCATTTAGATATTGTTACAGATGCGATATCGCTGCATAAAAAAAGGTAA
- a CDS encoding acyl-CoA dehydrogenase family protein, whose amino-acid sequence MSKDIIRGGQFLVKETKCENIFTPEDFTEEQVMMRESVKEFIDKEIWPNKDRFEKKDYAFTESSMRKAGELGLLGVAVPEAYGGLEMGFISTMLVCDYISGATGSFSTAFGAHTGIGTMPITLYGNEEQKQKYVPKLASGEWFGAYCLTEPDAGSDANSGKTKAVLSADRKHYSITGQKMWISNAGFCNVFIVFARIEDDKNITGFIVENDPSNGITLGEEEHKLGIRASSTRQVFFSETKVPVENMLSERGNGFKIAMNALNVGRIKLAAACLDSQRRLITQSVRYANERIQFKTPISSFGAIRTKLAEMATNAYVGEAASYRAAAAIEERINQRIAEGNTHQEAELKGVEEFAIECSILKVAVSEDVQSCADEGVQIFGGMGFSEDTPMESAWRDARISRIYEGTNEINRMLTVGMLIKKAMKGHVDLLGPAMKVADELMSIPSFDVPDYSELFAEEKEMVSKLKQAFLMVAGSAVQKYGPELDKHQALLMAASDMLIEIYMAESAILRTEKLAKLKGEANIKEQIAMAQLYLYHAVDIIGLKGKEGISSFTEGDEQRVMLMGLRRFTKYVNLPNVNALRETIATKLVETNEYVF is encoded by the coding sequence ATGAGTAAAGATATCATTAGAGGAGGTCAATTCTTAGTAAAGGAAACTAAATGTGAAAACATATTCACTCCTGAAGACTTCACAGAAGAGCAAGTAATGATGCGTGAATCTGTAAAAGAGTTTATCGACAAAGAAATATGGCCAAATAAAGACCGCTTTGAGAAAAAAGATTACGCATTCACAGAATCATCTATGCGTAAAGCAGGAGAACTTGGACTTTTAGGAGTTGCAGTTCCTGAAGCTTACGGAGGGTTAGAAATGGGATTCATCTCTACAATGTTAGTATGTGATTACATCTCTGGAGCTACAGGTTCTTTCTCAACAGCTTTTGGTGCTCATACAGGTATTGGTACTATGCCAATTACGTTATATGGAAACGAAGAACAAAAACAAAAATACGTTCCTAAATTAGCTTCAGGTGAATGGTTTGGTGCTTACTGTTTAACAGAGCCAGACGCAGGATCAGATGCTAACTCTGGAAAAACAAAAGCAGTATTATCTGCTGATAGGAAACACTACTCTATCACAGGACAAAAAATGTGGATCTCTAATGCTGGGTTCTGTAATGTATTTATCGTATTTGCGCGTATCGAAGATGATAAAAATATCACTGGATTTATCGTAGAAAACGATCCAAGTAACGGAATTACTTTAGGAGAAGAAGAGCACAAATTAGGCATTAGAGCTTCTTCTACTCGTCAGGTTTTCTTCAGTGAGACAAAAGTTCCTGTAGAGAATATGCTTTCTGAAAGAGGAAACGGTTTTAAAATAGCAATGAATGCATTAAACGTAGGTCGTATCAAATTAGCAGCAGCTTGTTTAGACTCACAACGTCGTCTAATCACACAATCTGTAAGATATGCTAATGAGCGTATCCAGTTTAAAACACCTATCTCATCTTTCGGTGCTATCCGTACTAAACTAGCTGAGATGGCAACTAATGCTTATGTAGGTGAAGCAGCATCATATAGAGCTGCAGCAGCTATCGAAGAGCGTATCAACCAACGTATCGCAGAAGGCAATACACACCAAGAAGCAGAATTAAAAGGAGTGGAAGAATTCGCTATCGAATGCTCTATTCTTAAGGTTGCTGTTTCTGAAGATGTACAAAGTTGTGCAGACGAAGGAGTACAAATCTTCGGAGGTATGGGATTCTCAGAAGACACACCAATGGAAAGCGCATGGAGAGATGCTCGTATCTCTCGTATCTATGAAGGTACTAATGAGATCAACCGTATGCTTACTGTAGGTATGTTAATCAAAAAAGCAATGAAAGGACACGTAGATTTATTAGGACCAGCTATGAAAGTAGCTGACGAACTAATGAGTATCCCAAGCTTTGACGTTCCTGATTATTCAGAATTATTTGCTGAAGAAAAAGAAATGGTTAGCAAATTAAAACAAGCTTTCTTAATGGTAGCTGGTAGTGCAGTTCAGAAATATGGACCAGAATTGGATAAACACCAAGCGCTATTAATGGCTGCTTCAGATATGTTAATCGAAATCTATATGGCAGAAAGTGCTATCCTTAGAACTGAGAAATTAGCTAAACTTAAAGGAGAAGCAAATATTAAAGAACAAATCGCTATGGCTCAATTATACTTATATCACGCTGTAGATATCATCGGATTAAAAGGAAAAGAAGGAATCTCTTCTTTCACCGAAGGTGATGAGCAACGTGTGATGTTAATGGGACTACGCAGATTTACAAAATATGTGAACCTACCAAATGTAAATGCACTTAGAGAAACTATTGCTACTAAATTGGTAGAGACTAACGAATACGTATTCTAA
- a CDS encoding MarR family winged helix-turn-helix transcriptional regulator: MKNTTIDYVLRATWQAVARMYNEEASKYDATMSLAFALLSIDKEGTPSTLLGPNMGMEATSLTRTLKKLEENKLITREKNPNDGRGVIIKLTPLGLEKRELSKAKVKRFNEKIHAQISEEKIKHFMEVTEVINQLINDKGIFEDK, translated from the coding sequence ATGAAAAACACAACAATCGACTACGTATTAAGAGCAACATGGCAAGCAGTGGCTAGAATGTACAATGAAGAAGCGTCTAAATATGATGCTACGATGTCTCTTGCATTTGCACTTTTAAGTATAGATAAAGAAGGAACTCCCTCTACTCTATTAGGACCTAATATGGGGATGGAAGCAACTAGTCTTACACGCACACTGAAAAAATTAGAAGAAAATAAATTAATCACGCGTGAGAAGAATCCAAATGATGGTCGTGGTGTAATCATTAAACTTACTCCTCTTGGTTTAGAAAAGAGAGAGCTTTCAAAAGCGAAAGTAAAGCGATTTAATGAAAAAATACACGCACAAATATCTGAAGAAAAAATCAAACACTTTATGGAAGTAACTGAAGTTATCAATCAGTTAATCAATGACAAAGGTATTTTTGAAGACAAATAA
- the uvrB gene encoding excinuclease ABC subunit UvrB — MKFNLNSEYSPTGDQPQAIKKLADGINADEKYQTLVGVTGSGKTFTIANVIKEVNRPTLILAHNKTLAAQLYTEFKSFFPNNAVEYFVSYYDYYQPEAFLPVTGTYIEKDLSINEELEKMRLSTTSALLSGRRDIIVVASVSCLYGIGNPVEFQKNVIALEVDQQISRTKLLHRLVQSLYARTEVEFTAGTFRIKGDTVEVFPSYADNPFRIHFFGDEIEDIEVFNPSTSAVIEKYTNLTIYPANMFVTSPDVLQAAIWEIQQDLVKQVDYFKEIGKHLEAKRLEERTNFDLEMIRELGYCSGIENYSRYLDGREQGTRPFCLIDYFPDDYLMVIDESHVTVSQVHAMYGGDRSRKENLVEYGFRLPAALDNRPLKFEEFEAMQNQVVYVSATPADYELQKSEGVYVEQLIRPTGLLDPIIEIKPTENQIDDLIEEIHKRVEKDERILVTTLTKRMAEELAKYFTRVGIRCRYIHSDVDTLERVEIMQDLRKGLFDVLIGVNLLREGLDLPEVSLVAILDADKEGFLRSHRSLTQTVGRAARNVNGRAIMYADKITASMQRTIDETNYRREKQMNFNKNNNITPTAIVKKISSELVKASYEDLQKESILQATEETLKYKTKADIEKIIRTKRKDMEKAAKDLDFLNAARLRDEIKALKDKL; from the coding sequence ATGAAATTTAATCTAAATTCAGAATACAGCCCTACTGGTGACCAGCCTCAAGCTATAAAAAAACTAGCAGACGGAATCAATGCAGATGAAAAATATCAAACATTAGTTGGTGTTACTGGTTCTGGAAAAACTTTTACTATAGCTAATGTAATTAAAGAAGTCAACAGACCTACTCTAATTCTAGCACACAATAAAACGCTTGCAGCTCAATTATATACAGAGTTTAAAAGCTTTTTCCCAAACAATGCGGTCGAGTACTTCGTATCTTACTACGACTACTATCAACCTGAGGCTTTCTTACCTGTTACAGGTACTTATATAGAAAAAGACCTATCTATCAACGAAGAGCTTGAAAAGATGCGACTAAGCACTACCTCTGCCCTACTATCAGGAAGAAGAGATATTATAGTGGTAGCTTCTGTTTCTTGTCTATATGGTATCGGAAATCCAGTAGAGTTTCAAAAGAATGTTATTGCACTAGAAGTAGATCAACAAATAAGCAGAACTAAACTATTACATCGTTTAGTACAAAGCTTGTATGCAAGAACAGAAGTTGAGTTTACTGCTGGTACATTTAGAATAAAAGGCGATACAGTAGAGGTATTTCCTAGTTATGCTGATAATCCTTTTAGAATACACTTCTTTGGAGATGAGATAGAAGATATTGAGGTTTTCAATCCAAGTACTTCAGCAGTTATTGAAAAATACACTAATCTTACAATCTATCCTGCTAATATGTTTGTTACATCACCTGATGTATTACAGGCCGCTATATGGGAAATACAACAAGACCTAGTCAAACAAGTAGATTACTTTAAAGAAATAGGAAAACACCTTGAAGCTAAACGCCTAGAAGAACGTACTAATTTCGATCTTGAAATGATTAGAGAGTTAGGGTACTGTTCAGGAATTGAGAACTACTCAAGATACTTAGATGGTAGAGAACAAGGAACACGTCCTTTCTGTTTGATTGATTACTTTCCTGATGACTACTTAATGGTAATAGACGAGAGCCACGTAACAGTATCCCAAGTACACGCAATGTATGGAGGAGATAGGTCACGTAAAGAGAATCTAGTAGAATACGGTTTTAGACTACCTGCCGCACTTGACAATAGACCACTTAAGTTTGAAGAATTTGAAGCTATGCAAAATCAAGTCGTTTATGTATCAGCTACACCTGCTGATTATGAACTACAAAAATCAGAAGGAGTCTATGTAGAGCAATTAATACGACCTACAGGTCTATTAGATCCGATTATCGAAATAAAACCTACAGAAAATCAAATAGATGATTTGATTGAAGAAATTCACAAGAGAGTAGAAAAAGATGAGAGAATCCTTGTTACAACTCTAACCAAGCGCATGGCTGAAGAATTAGCTAAATACTTCACCCGTGTAGGGATTAGATGTAGATATATACACTCTGATGTAGATACATTAGAACGTGTTGAGATTATGCAAGACCTACGTAAAGGGCTATTCGATGTACTAATTGGAGTTAACTTACTAAGAGAAGGACTTGACTTACCTGAAGTATCTCTTGTAGCGATATTAGATGCTGATAAAGAAGGTTTCTTACGAAGTCATAGATCTCTTACCCAAACAGTTGGTAGAGCTGCTAGAAACGTTAATGGCCGCGCTATCATGTATGCGGATAAAATCACCGCTAGTATGCAACGTACTATAGACGAAACCAACTATAGACGTGAGAAGCAAATGAACTTTAATAAAAACAATAACATTACACCAACAGCTATTGTAAAGAAGATCTCTAGTGAATTAGTCAAAGCCTCTTATGAAGATTTACAAAAAGAATCTATTCTTCAAGCTACAGAAGAAACTCTGAAGTACAAAACTAAAGCTGATATTGAAAAGATTATTAGAACGAAAAGAAAAGACATGGAAAAAGCAGCTAAAGATCTTGATTTTCTAAATGCAGCTCGATTAAGAGATGAAATAAAAGCTTTAAAAGACA